The DNA sequence GGCTTCCTGCCGCGGAAGGGCGGCGACCGCACCCGCACGCTGGGCGAGCTGCTGGCGCTGCGGCACACCGCCGTGCTCTACGAGGCGCCCAACCGCCTGGCCCAGACGCTGGCCGACTTGGTGGCGGCGGGCGCGGGGGAGCGGGCAACGGTCGTCGCGCGGGAACTGACCAAGCAGTACGAGGAGTTCCGGCGCGGAACGGTCGCGGAGCTCGCTGCGTACTATCACGACCACGAACCGCGAGGGGAGATCGTGCTCGTGCTGGCCGGTGCGCCCGACGATGTGCTACCAGAGGCTGCCTTGGAGGCGCGCGCGGCTGCGCTGCGCGCCGAGGGCAAGGGCGCGCGCGAGATCCAACAGGCGCTGCTGGCGGCGGGCGCCTCGCGCAACGTGGCGTACCGTTTGGCGCACGAGGCCTGATGCGCAGGACGCGGCGGTTCGGGATGGCGCTGCTCGGCGTCGCGCTGCTCGCCGCGACGCCGGCGGTGGCGTCATCGCCGAGTGCCGCGACGACGCGCCTGAGCGTCGCACGGCTGCAGTACGACGGCGACGACTGGTATGCCAATCCGTCGGCATTGCCGAACCTGATCAAGGCGCTGCGCGCGCGGACCACACTCGACGTGGAGCCGCAGGAAGTGCGCCTCACGCTGAGCGATGAGCGCATCTGGGATCATCCGTTCCTGTACCTCACCGGGCACGGGCAGGTACGGTTTACCGACGCCGAGGTGGCGCGGCTGCGGCAGTACTTGCTGCAGGGTGGCTTTCTGCATGCCGACGACAACTACGGCCTCGATGCCGCGTTCCGTCGCGAGATCGCGCGGGTGTTTCCCGACCGCGAGCTCGTGGACGTGCCGCTGGACCATCCGATCTATCGCATCGTCTATGCGTTTCCGCAGGGCGTGCCGAAGATCCACGAGCACGACGGCAAGCCGCCGCGCGGCTACGGCATCTTCATCGGCGATAGGCTCGCGGTGTACTACACGCATGAAGCCGACCTCGGGAACGGCTGGGAGGACGTCGGCACGTACCCTGAGGATCCGCCGGAGCTGCATGAGCAAGCGCTGCGTATGGGCGTGAACCTATACGTGTACGCCGTCACGAGCGGGGTGGGGCGATGAGCGCGCTGCGGGTCGTGCACGACGAAGTGCGCCGGCTGCGCCTGCGTGCGGCGGTGGCGGGCGCCTTGTTGCCGGTGGCAGTGTTCGTCGGCGCGCTCACGACGTTCGCGCGCCTGCTCTCGGACGGCGCGTGGCTGAGCCTGCCACGGGTGCTCCCGCTGTTCGCGTGGCTGGTGGCCTTCGCCGCGGCGGTCGCGTTGGGGCGCTACCTGCAGCGCCGGTTGACGGCGCGCAGCGCGCCGATGGCGGTGGCGTCGGCTATCGAGGTGGAGC is a window from the Pseudogemmatithrix spongiicola genome containing:
- the rsmI gene encoding 16S rRNA (cytidine(1402)-2'-O)-methyltransferase, with translation MSAAGATTPGTLYIVSTPIGNLGDFAPRAAEVLRSVDAILAEDTRHTRALCERFEIRTPLVAYHDHNEAQATPGLVRRMTDGASFALVSDAGTPLVSDPGTRLVRAAIEAGVPVVPVPGPSAVLAALAGAGLPTDRFTFFGFLPRKGGDRTRTLGELLALRHTAVLYEAPNRLAQTLADLVAAGAGERATVVARELTKQYEEFRRGTVAELAAYYHDHEPRGEIVLVLAGAPDDVLPEAALEARAAALRAEGKGAREIQQALLAAGASRNVAYRLAHEA
- a CDS encoding DUF4159 domain-containing protein, with product MRRTRRFGMALLGVALLAATPAVASSPSAATTRLSVARLQYDGDDWYANPSALPNLIKALRARTTLDVEPQEVRLTLSDERIWDHPFLYLTGHGQVRFTDAEVARLRQYLLQGGFLHADDNYGLDAAFRREIARVFPDRELVDVPLDHPIYRIVYAFPQGVPKIHEHDGKPPRGYGIFIGDRLAVYYTHEADLGNGWEDVGTYPEDPPELHEQALRMGVNLYVYAVTSGVGR